From Microlunatus capsulatus, a single genomic window includes:
- a CDS encoding Flp family type IVb pilin, whose amino-acid sequence MTGAYAHLIALLTVVSNRFEGRKERGATAVEYGLLVGLIAIVMITGVALVGPKLSTMFTTVAGKL is encoded by the coding sequence ATGACCGGTGCCTACGCACACCTGATCGCCCTCCTCACCGTCGTCTCGAACCGTTTCGAGGGTCGCAAGGAGCGCGGCGCGACCGCCGTGGAGTACGGCCTCCTCGTCGGTCTGATCGCCATCGTCATGATCACCGGCGTGGCGCTCGTCGGGCCCAAGCTGTCCACCATGTTCACCACGGTCGCCGGCAAGCTCTGA
- the galE gene encoding UDP-glucose 4-epimerase GalE, protein MTWLVTGGAGYIGSHVVRAFVQAGTPVVVLDSLTSGHPQFVPAEVPFVRGSVLDGDLVRHTLVEHAVTGVVHLAGFKYAGVSVTRPLLTYQQNVTGTATLLEQMQSAGVDRIVFSSSAATYGTPDVDLVTEATPTGPESPYGESKLIGEWLLADQERAAGLRHTSLRYFNVVGSATPELYDTSPHNLFPVVLSMLAEGRTPRINGDDYPTPDGTCVRDYLHVEDLAATHLAAAHALAEGRPLERVYNLGSGEGVSVRQIMTAIAEVTGVDFEPEVAPRRSGDPARIVASGELAARDLGWRMTHDLRSMVASAWAAQQHAAGR, encoded by the coding sequence ATGACCTGGTTGGTGACCGGAGGGGCGGGCTACATCGGCTCCCACGTCGTGCGCGCGTTCGTGCAGGCCGGCACGCCCGTGGTGGTGCTGGACTCCCTGACCAGCGGGCACCCGCAGTTCGTGCCCGCGGAGGTGCCCTTCGTCCGCGGCAGCGTCCTCGACGGCGACCTGGTGCGGCACACCCTGGTCGAGCACGCGGTGACCGGCGTGGTCCACCTCGCCGGGTTCAAGTACGCCGGCGTCTCGGTGACCAGGCCGCTGCTGACCTACCAGCAGAACGTGACCGGCACGGCGACCCTGCTGGAGCAGATGCAGTCCGCGGGCGTCGACCGGATCGTCTTCTCCTCCTCCGCCGCCACCTACGGCACGCCCGACGTCGACCTGGTCACCGAGGCCACCCCGACCGGGCCCGAGTCGCCCTACGGGGAGTCGAAGCTGATCGGGGAGTGGCTGCTGGCCGACCAGGAGCGCGCGGCCGGCCTCCGGCACACCTCGCTGCGCTACTTCAACGTCGTCGGCTCGGCGACGCCGGAGCTCTACGACACCAGCCCGCACAACCTGTTCCCGGTGGTGCTCTCGATGCTCGCCGAGGGCCGGACCCCGCGGATCAACGGCGACGACTACCCGACGCCCGACGGCACCTGCGTGCGCGACTACCTGCACGTGGAGGACCTCGCGGCCACCCACCTCGCCGCCGCGCACGCGCTGGCCGAGGGCCGCCCGCTGGAGCGGGTCTACAACCTCGGCAGCGGTGAGGGCGTCTCGGTGCGCCAGATCATGACCGCCATCGCCGAGGTGACCGGCGTCGACTTCGAGCCCGAGGTCGCCCCGCGGCGCAGCGGCGACCCGGCGCGGATCGTCGCCTCCGGCGAGCTGGCCGCCCGCGACCTCGGCTGGCGGATGACGCACGACCTCCGCTCGATGGTGGCCAGCGCCTGGGCGGCCCAGCAGCACGCCGCCGGCCGCTGA
- a CDS encoding DNA glycosylase AlkZ-like family protein produces MTRLSTDELARRTLVRQFPAVRGTDGDAVTALLTHLGPVQSQVPRSPFLTASSRLPGVDRATVRRLFEEHRLVKTSSLRGTVHTGVAAHHPLLDAASRPARRQALTARLRLGRVSVDQLWAELEAFAADAWQARPALVEHARQWLAVHESAAAAAALDDTSTAALVGSHSGLLRRPPDQRWETRTDVLHRTARAVLPGPAASSADAAPSADEALAALVPLHLGALGPATRAELAHVLGATLGAVDRAVAAAGDTLVRLDGPDDEVLVELAEPGADGPGPDPVVLLPEFDALLVGLHPAHRTRFLGAEQLAAVWSKVNGVCAPTVLHDGRVVGTWRTVVSGTTARVEVRALPGARLPDEAALAAPATAAATALGLDLREVRLL; encoded by the coding sequence ATGACGCGGCTGAGCACCGACGAGCTGGCCCGGCGCACGCTGGTGCGGCAGTTCCCCGCCGTCCGCGGGACGGACGGCGACGCGGTGACCGCCCTGCTCACCCACCTCGGGCCGGTCCAGTCGCAGGTGCCGCGCTCCCCCTTCCTCACCGCGTCGTCCCGGCTGCCCGGCGTCGATCGCGCGACCGTGCGCCGGCTGTTCGAGGAGCACCGGCTGGTGAAGACCAGCAGCCTCCGCGGCACCGTGCACACCGGCGTGGCCGCCCACCACCCCCTGCTCGACGCGGCCTCCCGGCCCGCCCGCCGTCAGGCCCTCACCGCCCGGCTGCGACTGGGCCGGGTCAGCGTGGACCAGCTGTGGGCCGAGCTCGAGGCCTTCGCCGCGGACGCCTGGCAGGCCCGCCCCGCGCTCGTGGAGCACGCGCGGCAGTGGCTCGCGGTGCACGAGTCCGCAGCGGCCGCCGCGGCCCTGGACGACACCTCGACGGCGGCCCTGGTCGGGAGCCACAGCGGGCTGCTCCGCCGACCGCCCGACCAGCGGTGGGAGACGCGCACCGACGTCCTGCACCGGACCGCGCGGGCGGTGCTGCCTGGGCCGGCCGCATCCTCGGCCGACGCCGCGCCCTCGGCGGACGAGGCCCTGGCCGCCCTCGTCCCGCTGCACCTCGGGGCCCTCGGGCCCGCGACCCGCGCGGAGCTGGCCCACGTCCTGGGCGCGACCCTCGGCGCCGTCGACCGCGCGGTGGCCGCCGCGGGTGACACGCTGGTCCGGCTCGACGGGCCCGACGACGAGGTGCTCGTCGAGCTGGCCGAGCCCGGAGCGGACGGCCCGGGACCGGACCCGGTGGTGCTGCTGCCCGAGTTCGACGCCCTGCTGGTCGGGCTGCACCCCGCGCACCGCACCCGGTTCCTGGGCGCCGAGCAGCTGGCCGCGGTCTGGAGCAAGGTCAACGGCGTCTGCGCGCCGACGGTGCTGCACGACGGGCGCGTCGTGGGGACCTGGCGCACCGTCGTCAGCGGGACGACGGCCCGGGTCGAGGTGCGGGCGCTGCCCGGCGCCCGGCTCCCCGACGAGGCGGCGCTGGCCGCCCCGGCGACGGCCGCGGCCACGGCCCTGGGGCTGGACCTGCGGGAGGTCCGCCTGCTCTGA
- a CDS encoding TadE/TadG family type IV pilus assembly protein, producing MTRSERGAAAVEFALVLPLLVLLFAGVAEMGRIYYLQATLSGAAREGARVMALRNDAGASRAAVRSAAGSVAVGDAQIAVSPGTGGCRSTAAAPVQATVTITFPTPLVSSLFGASVTVRGVGAMQCGG from the coding sequence GTGACCAGAAGTGAGCGTGGGGCGGCGGCCGTCGAGTTCGCGCTCGTCCTGCCGCTGCTGGTCCTGCTGTTCGCCGGCGTCGCCGAGATGGGCCGGATCTACTACCTCCAGGCCACGCTCTCCGGCGCCGCCCGCGAGGGCGCACGGGTGATGGCCCTGCGCAACGACGCCGGAGCCAGCCGGGCGGCGGTGCGGTCGGCCGCCGGATCGGTCGCGGTCGGCGACGCCCAGATCGCGGTGTCGCCGGGCACCGGCGGCTGCCGGTCCACCGCGGCCGCGCCCGTCCAGGCCACGGTCACGATCACCTTCCCGACCCCGCTGGTCAGCAGCTTGTTCGGCGCCTCGGTCACGGTGCGCGGCGTCGGAGCCATGCAGTGCGGAGGGTGA
- a CDS encoding pilus assembly protein TadG-related protein yields the protein MKDERGAVAVVVALVLVPLMGLAAFGVDVAGMWSEHQQLQNGADAAALAIAQNCGAGACGTPGSTAQRLVTANHVGPGATASAATSAGQVTVQAAATRRHLFAPVIGVDSSELSARATASWGSPDGGTAVLPLTFSWCEWLQQTGGGQPSSTVERTIYFTKSSGTTCTGPSNNVVPGGFGWLTTDGGTCQSSSSRVGLLYSDPGNAVPSGCSPSSFSSLQGKTVLLPVFDQAGDTGSNAFYHVYGYAAFTITGYDFVGRYSYNAKSCKGNDHCVRGYFTRFVDLTEAFTYSSGAPALGAVVVELTA from the coding sequence GTGAAGGACGAGCGGGGAGCGGTGGCGGTCGTCGTCGCGCTCGTCCTCGTCCCGCTGATGGGCCTGGCCGCCTTCGGTGTCGACGTCGCCGGCATGTGGTCCGAGCACCAGCAGCTGCAGAACGGCGCCGACGCCGCAGCGCTGGCCATCGCCCAGAACTGCGGTGCGGGCGCCTGCGGCACCCCCGGCAGCACGGCCCAGCGGCTGGTGACGGCGAACCACGTCGGACCGGGCGCCACGGCGTCCGCGGCGACGTCCGCGGGCCAGGTCACGGTCCAGGCCGCAGCCACGCGTCGCCACCTCTTCGCCCCGGTGATCGGCGTGGACTCCTCCGAGCTGAGCGCCCGGGCGACGGCGAGCTGGGGTTCCCCCGACGGCGGCACGGCCGTCCTCCCCCTCACCTTCTCCTGGTGCGAGTGGCTGCAGCAGACCGGCGGCGGCCAGCCGAGCAGCACCGTCGAGCGCACCATCTACTTCACGAAGTCCTCGGGCACCACGTGCACCGGTCCCTCCAACAACGTGGTCCCCGGCGGCTTCGGCTGGCTGACCACCGACGGCGGGACCTGCCAGAGCTCCAGCTCGCGCGTCGGCCTGCTCTACAGCGACCCCGGGAACGCGGTCCCGAGCGGCTGCTCGCCGAGCAGCTTCAGCTCGCTCCAGGGCAAGACCGTCCTGCTGCCCGTCTTCGACCAGGCGGGCGACACGGGCTCCAACGCCTTCTACCACGTGTACGGCTACGCCGCCTTCACCATCACCGGCTACGACTTCGTCGGCAGGTACTCCTACAACGCCAAGTCCTGCAAGGGCAACGACCACTGCGTCCGGGGCTACTTCACCAGGTTCGTGGACCTCACCGAGGCGTTCACCTACTCCTCGGGCGCGCCGGCCCTGGGGGCCGTCGTCGTCGAGCTCACGGCCTGA